Proteins encoded within one genomic window of Methanosarcina barkeri str. Wiesmoor:
- a CDS encoding ribonuclease H-like domain-containing protein gives MLNNTYIHIPGVGKGLERKIWAQGIHTWKEFLEMEDQISIPSSRKTRICEEVRKSSEHLAARDHCFFSQCLPSAEHWRAYSLFSDSAAFVDIETTGLSKSRDEITIVGIYNGKESKTYIKDINLDDIVEEFSKYRLLVSFNGARFDLPFIKSEFPEIEFNQLHIDLMYPLKRIGYSGGLKNIEKLLGITRSDGTEGITGFDAVRLWKKYEKGDREALDTLIKYNREDIVNLKTIIELTYPKMVDNALNA, from the coding sequence ATGCTGAATAATACATACATTCATATTCCAGGTGTAGGAAAGGGCCTTGAACGAAAAATCTGGGCTCAAGGTATACATACCTGGAAAGAATTTCTTGAGATGGAAGACCAGATCTCTATACCTTCATCACGCAAGACCAGAATTTGCGAGGAGGTGAGGAAATCTTCTGAACACCTTGCAGCAAGAGATCATTGTTTTTTCTCACAATGCCTTCCTTCTGCCGAACACTGGAGGGCATATTCTTTATTTTCCGATTCTGCCGCATTTGTAGACATTGAAACAACGGGACTTTCTAAGTCCCGAGATGAAATAACTATTGTGGGAATCTACAACGGAAAAGAATCAAAAACGTATATAAAAGATATCAACCTTGATGACATTGTAGAAGAGTTCTCAAAATACAGGCTACTTGTATCCTTCAATGGTGCCCGGTTTGATTTACCTTTCATAAAATCCGAATTTCCCGAAATTGAGTTCAATCAGCTCCATATAGACCTTATGTACCCCTTAAAGCGAATAGGGTATAGTGGAGGTTTAAAAAACATTGAAAAATTACTCGGGATCACCCGAAGTGACGGTACTGAGGGCATAACAGGTTTTGATGCCGTGAGGCTCTGGAAAAAATATGAGAAAGGAGATCGTGAAGCTCTGGATACACTTATTAAATACAACAGAGAAGATATAGTTAATTTGAAAACTATTATAGAGCTTACTTACCCTAAAATGGTTGACAATGCTCTGAATGCTTGA